A region of the Arachis hypogaea cultivar Tifrunner chromosome 15, arahy.Tifrunner.gnm2.J5K5, whole genome shotgun sequence genome:
AAAAAGTTCATACAAAGTAGAACATTGTAGCTTAAATATCATAAACTATGCAGGCCTTATGAATATTCTATCATTCAAAGCAACACTAAAAGTGCATGTTCTTAAAAGTTTTGACCCGCACGCTCTTTAACTGCCAAGACGAAATAAACTTACTATACATCTCGTCTACGCTTCTTCTTGATGTTATCAAATAACTGATGAACATCATCAGCTGTAATTGGCTTTGATGTGTCTGCGGATTCCTGTCATAAGAAAGAACATAGTCAGGTTTCAACTTGGGTGTAACAAAACAACCATACAACCCTACTAAAATGCAAGGAGCATACCAGGAAAGAACGAAGCCCATCCTTCATCTCTTGAATGCCCTTCAAGATCTCCACTTTCTCTACATGTCCAAGTTTATTAAAAAAGCTTAACTCTGCACCCTGTTGTTGCTCAATATTTGCTTCTCTCTTTTGCTTGGCCACTCTCTCATACTCAGCAATGGAGTCTTCCTTGTCAATTAGGAAAGTGATCCGCTTCTGATGATAAAACTCCATAcatttgttgcatttgcataaagCATCCCTCCAATTTTTAGAAAGAAACATTGCTTTACTGGGTAAAATTGGGGAAGCAGCAGCAATGTCAACACCGAGGAGACAGTCAACTTTCATATCAGAGCTTTCTGCACATTGGTTTAGATCCAGGCTGTCAATACACTTTCCACCATGGAGCATACTCTTCCCACCAGATATGTTTTCTGTGCCTCGGTTTAAATTCAGTTTTAAATCCAGGCCATCATTACAATCTCCAACCTGAAGCATACTCTTCCCATTGGATGTGCTTTCTGGGCATTGGTTCAAATCCAAGCTGCCATCACAATTTCCACCCTGAAGCATACTCTGCCCGCCGGATACAGATTCAGAATCAACTTTTGCATCAACAACTTTAGGACTATTATTTGAAGTATCACCCATTGGCTCTTCAGACTTGCCAGTTGAAGGCTTATCTTCCAAAACACCTTTGTCCTTGCTAACTTCAACAGTAGCATCTAGTTGCTTTCCCACAGCCCATATGGATTTCGGATATAGATTTAGAAAGAAACACACTTCAGAGCATGGCTTACATATGAAATCCTCATAAAGAGGCTCTCCTTCTTCGTCTCTGGGAATCTGATATATGCCAAGTGTATGAGAGAAGCTCAAATGTGCAAAACATAATGAGTAAGAAATACATCAGAGTTCACAAATATAATTTGCTCTACTCTATCAGGAACTGACGGGCTCATAGTGTAAATTTCTATATGCCTTCAATATGAAATACTATATTTAAAACACATGAatagggaaaagaaagaaaaggggaacaaacaatcaagcaaaaccaatagCTTAAACATACATTGTTGGATGCAACAAAAGCATGCAGCAAATTGTTGTCTGAAGTACAAATAAAAGCTGGAACTAAATTCAGAAGAAAACGCCGGAGATTTAATTCATGACAgcataaaatctaattttttactGTAAGTATAGAAACATAATATAGAAAGGTTAAAAGAAGACAAACCTCATCAGAAGACTCGAGTCCAAGATGCTCCTCATGAAACCAATCCTCACAGAGGCAGCATTGTAACATTTCTACTTGTTCTTCAACATCTGGATCTGGATAAGGACGACCACATGTGCAATATGAACCTTTGAAGTTGTGATTATAGGAATTCTCAGTGTTCTCTACATCTTTATTTGGAAGAATCTTGCAGTAAAATTCACCAAACTTCGAATTCCCACAGTCACACCTAAAGTTTCTTTTTGTCCATAGTTCCACAATCTTTGGAACATAGAAATAATGAAACCATAGGTTAGTAGTGTCAGCATTGATAAAGCAAACAAAATTTGACTGTTATGATACATTAGAAAATTTACCATTCCTAGTAACAACATTTTCAATCAAACAACAACAGAAAAATTTCCCAAATAATCTAGAATTCAAGATTATCATCCATAAAAAAGGGGTCACTGTAGATAAATGTCCCAAACCTAACAAAGAAATTGTGTGTTTGGATTTTACTCATTTTGAGTTCATATCAGTCCATAATCAAAAGCTTCATACAACTTCAAATAAATATTGCcacagaaaaacaaaaaactattcCCCCTAAAATTATCAAAACCAAACATGCACTGTGTCTAACTTGTTAATAAAAGAGTATGTGATTTTACCAAACAAAGTGTATGATTTACCATCATTTGCATGCAATTAGGCACCCCACACAGACTAAAGATCAGACAACTACACAACTTAGGATTTTAAGAAACTGCATAAAATAAACAtgactaatataaataaaaaatagcatcccTTTTAGTATCTTTATTTACAAAGATGCACAATAATAGGCAAGTTCCCATTTGATGTCCCCACAAATGAAATGAAAGGTTTATTTCAGTGAGGAGAGGAATATATTCAGCTCTGAAGTTCCATCATAAGAACTACCTGGTGGCCATCATGACAAGACAATGAGCAAGCAGTGCAAACTCCAGCATTCCCATCCGGAGTGCAGGTGAGGCAAGAGAAAATCGCCTGCCTTTTCAAATAACCTTTGCCATAGGTACACTCTTTGCCATCATCACCCCCCAAAACTAAATCAACTTCCTTTGAAtgagtaaagaaaaaaaaaacataaagtgTCAACATTTTCAAGTCATATACAACATTATTGAATAAAGTTCAACAACATAAAGCAGCAATAAAACTAGCACTTAAGCGCAACAAAAACATGCTTTTAAGATATAGAACTATACTGGAAGGCGGAAGCAATGAACATACAGTTCACGAATAAAATTTATAGATGTTTAAAAGTTGGTGAAGACTCACATGTAGTtgtcttcatgtgaagttgatagtcgaaaaccgttagatgatttgactaaattgtcaTCTAACGGTTTTTGGCTATCAACGTCACATGAAAATAACTGCATGTGAGTTTCCACCATTATTTCAAAACTACCAATGAGACTGAAAGTTATTTGGAGCCTAGctccaagagagagagagagagaggaaaaaaaCTGTTCTACCTAACCTGCCACTGCTCTACACTGATATTAAGGCTGCATCAAAATTCATCCACACTATGAGAACAGATATTTGagaaacaaattattttattttggatgCACTTATATCATCTTTGGTGCTTATTCAGCATTCAATTTACTTGTTCACAAAATAAATAGGTCATTAACACAAATGACTTAATGACAACCAAAGAACAAGCACAAAAAACTATTTATTTGGAACAGAATTTAGATCCACTCAAGTAGTCAGCAGAGAGGCTAtgatttcttattaaatatcttaaaGCATAAAACCAAGTATGTGCTTTAGACTGGGATTTCCATGACACCTCAGATGTGAAACAAACTCACAATAACCAGCATTTACTAGGAAACCAATCTACGCCAAAGTGCATAAATATCAATTAATCTACAATAAGATATCACATGCTCAACTACAGTTTGTGCTTCTAGTTACATAAAATATACAGCATTTCACAGACCAAATGAAGCACCTCGATGAAACCGTCAAAGTCCTCACATATAACTATCAAGTAATTTATATTCACTTAAAATGCGGCTAATCTGAGTCCTTCTAGTCAAGGCTGAAGCTATCGAGTATGTGTCAGTGTTACAGGTTAAAGGACCACAGGTAATGACACTAGGTTGTAAGTCGCAAGAACAGCAAAAGCAACCCCACCGTAGTCAAAGTATTATTAAGGCACACAATGTAATTCCAGATATTCACATTAAACATAACCCATATTAAACATAACGTCGTAAAGGCAACAATTTATTTATGGTAGCCGTCATTAAATCAGTTTAACATTATAAAggcaataatttatttttggcaaCCGTTACTTGAATTAGATGGCAAGTAAGCCAAGTATGAAGATTCCTTATCATAGCAGTGCCCGGTACCAACAACCCCGAATATATTTCATAAACTCACTGTATCTTTACCCAAATCCCCTTTACGGCGGATAAAGGGCATGAAGGTCCAGCTCCCTTTCAAATCTTAACCATCAAAATGACTTGTAGTAATTGAGCAAGAAGTTTGACCTACTATCCTCCTCTGTTACCATGTCTTTCAAACATACCATAATACACAGAGCCAgtcatataattttcaaaaaggataacgataaaaaaaaatccatataACATATAGCTCGTAATCACAGTATAAAGATTATTGATAAGATAAACCAAACAAAGTCAAGTAAAATCGGAGAATTAATTCAAGCATGAGAAACACATAACACCTCACATCACATAGGTATTAAAGTATTTGGAGAATGACTAACCAGTTCACGTTCCTCAACTTCCTCAAGGTACTCGTTGAGAGTAACAGCCTGCTCAGCTTCTTCCTCAAACGTAGCGTCCATTTTCACTTACAAATCCGTTACTTCTGGCTTCGGAATTTCACGATCAGTTCCTAAATTATGAAAGTGAATCCATGAACTACCGCTaacaaagagataaaataaaGCGTACGAATAGGGCACGAGTTCAATTGGTGAAGAACATAGACGTATACCACTGAATTACGAAACCCTAGATTCCACGAAAGCAAATGGCAAAACTGAAAATGAAGGTAAACAAAATAAAGAAGCGAAGAATAATCTGAAGTCTGACCTAATCTTGAGAGTGAGAGTTAGAATTTGATTGGATCAATTAGGTGACATTTTGAAGCAGCAGAAAGTAGCAGTAGAAATGCGAAGCAGAGAAGAGCCGTGAGTTTTGGTTTTGCGAAAAATGGAGTTAGGGTTATTATATAGTGGGCTAAGGTGGAGCTAAGGAAGGACTAAGGACCATAAGGACATTTTCCCGCCAGATATCCAAGGGTTGCAACTTGCACGTGTTGGGAGTGGATTTTGTTTGCAAACAAAATCAAATGCTAAATTATCTTCTTCCCTCCAAATTACCATTTCCACCCATTATccctttttatatgtatattttttttaaatttacatatACATTAAGatcatttattatatttatatcacacatcttttttaaataatcggctatcaaaaaataaattgtttataatagaataattaaatttatttataataatataataataaaaattattatatgctAAATATGTATTTTAATGTGTAATAGTTTATTGGTAACTATTTTTTTTGTACGTTAAGTATAAACGTAGTATAAGTATTATTTTGTATGTACATATCTAACAAAGTATATAGTATATATCCTTTCATTTAGAATTATGAtaaatgatataaaaaattatgtgTAATGTTCATATCCTGACCTAAAGTTCAGTCAAGTTTAAAGTAAGTAAAACCCAATCAACATATAAGGACTTCACCCGCACATACTCGACCTTGTGGAGCTCAGGCTCGACAACGCCAACCTTGGCTCTACCTATTCGAATCAATAAACTAATTCTTACAATCTCTTCCCTTCATTTAGACGGAAGATCTCAACAACCTCCCCAATAAAAGGACAGTTATCTACCATCAAAGATGGAGCTACTCAAAAGGTGGTTAGAGATTCTACACCTATAATTATAAACACCTGAACACTCTTAGGTATTCTTTGAATCAATCTACAAAACCTACTTAAACAtttactaacttaagtatcggagtcccttgcaggtaccaccccccacctTCATCAAGATGTTGGATGGCGGCACCACAGCAGCAGAAGATATCAGACAAATCACTCAAAGGCATTTTGGATCTCACGTTTAAACCCAAAGCAACCTAGTTTCAAATAACCCACAGAACATGGATGCCATTACCGGAGACCTGAAAGTCAACACTGTAGATGGCAGATGACATCCCAGAAGATGGACATACAACTTCCGATTCTAAAACCCACGAACAAGAACCACACAACGATGATCGTGCACTAGTCATACTTCCTAGACCCTATAGAGGAAAAGGTGTGGCCAAAGACCCATCAAACCCGAAAGGACACGGAATAAGCTCGAAAGTACACTGGCCTGAAGGATCAAGAAGAAGAGATCCTACAGAACTAATAGGTCTCATTTACGAATATCAAGGCCGACTTGAACAGCTCGAGCAAGAGCAAGAGAGGCAACGAGAATCTGAAAGAGACCTGAGAAAAGAAGTACGATGACGAAGGAAATTAGAAGAAAAGCTTTTGAAACTGGAAGCCAACTTTCGAGGTCGGAGTAACCATGCAGATCGAGAAGAAATCCCTTTTGGAGGAGGAGATCTATTTATCGAAGAGATCATGTAGGCTAGGGTTTTCAGAAACTTTAGAAGTCGTGACATGGACCTTTAAGATAGAACAACCAAACCAAGACACCATCTAAGCAACTTTAAAAGCCGAATGTACTTGGCTGACATGTCAGATGCAACTTTTTGCGAAGCTTTTTTGACGACATTAACCAAGGCGacgatgaagtggtttgatagtCTACCACTCAGGTTTATAACTTGTTTCGACGACCTTGTAAGGAATTTTCTTACCCAATTCTCTATCCAAAAATACAAGGTTAAATATGCTCCAAGTCTTCTCGGGGTCAagcaagaagttgaagaaactctccgagcttacatagaaagattcaacaaagccttTCTGGAGATTCAAAACTTGCCTACAGAAGTAGTCATAATGGGTCAGTTAATGGCCTCAAAGAAGGCCCATTCTCCTAGTCTATTTCAAAGAGGCATCTGACCTCCTTGTATGAGGTACAAAAGCGACCGAAAAAGTAAATCAACATAGAAGAGAATGCCCAACTAAGAGAACCCATTCCCAGGAAAAACTCTCCTTATCAGGCTCAGAATAAAGAGAGAGAAGCGAAGAAAAAAGATGAATACAACTCGGATAAGCCTCGAAGATATCACAACTATACTTTGCT
Encoded here:
- the LOC112749727 gene encoding uncharacterized protein codes for the protein MDATFEEEAEQAVTLNEYLEEVEERELEVDLVLGGDDGKECTYGKGYLKRQAIFSCLTCTPDGNAGVCTACSLSCHDGHQIVELWTKRNFRCDCGNSKFGEFYCKILPNKDVENTENSYNHNFKGSYCTCGRPYPDPDVEEQVEMLQCCLCEDWFHEEHLGLESSDEIPRDEEGEPLYEDFICKPCSEVCFFLNLYPKSIWAVGKQLDATVEVSKDKGVLEDKPSTGKSEEPMGDTSNNSPKVVDAKVDSESVSGGQSMLQGGNCDGSLDLNQCPESTSNGKSMLQVGDCNDGLDLKLNLNRGTENISGGKSMLHGGKCIDSLDLNQCAESSDMKVDCLLGVDIAAASPILPSKAMFLSKNWRDALCKCNKCMEFYHQKRITFLIDKEDSIAEYERVAKQKREANIEQQQGAELSFFNKLGHVEKVEILKGIQEMKDGLRSFLESADTSKPITADDVHQLFDNIKKKRRRDV